A stretch of Telopea speciosissima isolate NSW1024214 ecotype Mountain lineage chromosome 11, Tspe_v1, whole genome shotgun sequence DNA encodes these proteins:
- the LOC122645397 gene encoding LEAF RUST 10 DISEASE-RESISTANCE LOCUS RECEPTOR-LIKE PROTEIN KINASE-like 2.7, producing the protein MKSKTILPSDQPQFFFVIYLVFLIIIVPISVCWGEEDGYSDCKGTFDCGDIKGVGYPFWGSSRPEYCGVPGMELKCSTDTNSATIEMNRTTYRVLSIDSWSARTLRIARMDFSNGICGQQQNTTIDFNLFNYTNNDVNLTLFYGCSSSYVPFGTATPSIVTCNNGYGVPTGAVYFNITRGGVGSDPIETCQTSVVVTVLGTTEPGLGTSASGPTITDAINQGFEVEWTADVINSCVTCRGSGGSCGYNWTSYQPICFHQSSKFSLLYHKVAINFVSVAMKYVNISVILLGKFWSKSEFQRKTKNSE; encoded by the coding sequence ATGAAATCCAAAACAATCCTCCCCTCTGATCAACCTCAGTTCTTCTTCGTCATCTACCTCgtcttcctcatcatcatcgTTCCTATATCTGTGTGTTGGGGTGAAGAAGATGGATACTCAGACTGCAAAGGCACGTTTGACTGTGGAGACATTAAGGGAGTTGGATATCCTTTCTGGGGAAGCTCTCGACCAGAATACTGTGGCGTTCCCGGTATGGAGCTCAAGTGTTCTACCGATACTAACTCAGCGACCATAGAGATGAATCGTACAACTTACCGGGTTTTGAGTATCGATAGTTGGTCGGCAAGGACTTTGAGGATCGCTCGAATGGATTTCAGTAATGGAATCTGTGGGCAGCAACAAAACACCACCATCGATTTCAATCTCTTCAATTACACAAACAATGATGTCAACTTGACCTTGTTCTATGGTTGCTCCTCCTCATACGTGCCATTCGGAACTGCAACTCCTTCCATAGTTACTTGCAATAATGGATATGGCGTTCCAACTGGTGCGGTCTACTTCAACATCACAAGGGGAGGAGTGGGATCAGATCCAATCGAGACATGCCAAACAAGCGTGGTGGTTACAGTCCTTGGAACAACAGAGCCGGGCCTGGGCACATCAGCATCGGGTCCCACTATCACCGATGCGATAAACCAAGGGTTTGAGGTGGAATGGACTGCGGATGTGATCAACAGCTGTGTAACTTGCAGGGGATCTGGTGGGAGTTGTGGCTATAACTGGACTTCATACCAACCCATTTGTTTCCACCAGTCGAGTAAGTTCTCTCTCCTTTACCATAAGGTAGCCATAAATTTTGTTTCGGTAGCCATGAAATATGTGAATATATCAGTCATTTTGTTAGGGAAATTTTGGTCTAAATCTGAGTtccaaagaaaaactaaaaactcGGAATGA
- the LOC122645395 gene encoding LEAF RUST 10 DISEASE-RESISTANCE LOCUS RECEPTOR-LIKE PROTEIN KINASE-like 1.2 has translation MSYSFSDRNFFPELMNTTLFLLLLLLFSAVIQEAKSVDPKFEACEPQSCGHGPNISFPFWIPLVHKNYCGNPGYEITCLDNEPTLLITDENYLIRDIFYANHSLLMVNSEAESNSCPVPLHNFTLNNTPFEFGHTPSNLLFFYNCTKPISSEYQFPVNCSTNVTGNHSFALFENDLGWPYLNYTFHTCKSTVSAPVDMTGMSSKDLVGTSYSDLLSRGFMLEWTESSNCSKCDASGGRCGYYKKQFLCLCPNGSNGQSCTGKSSSTIPIFGCLAGVILLSCLFFVIYRRRHPKEGLFTPFKSKSTSVSTTSLSRKFTSKSSLKDIEKGSTYFGVHVFNYAELEEATNNFNSSKELGDGGFGTVYYGKLKDGREVAVKRLYENNYRRVEQFMNEVEILTRLRHQNLVKLYGCTSRHSRELLLVYEFIPNGTVADHLHGNRSEAGSVTWPTRMSIAIETASALAFLHASDVIHRDVKTTNILLDSNFGVKVADFGLSRLFPTDVTHVSTAPQGTPGYVDPEYHQCYQLTDKSDVYSFGVVLIELISSKPAVDINRHHNEINLANMAINKIQNQALHELVDPSLGFESDNAVKMMTTSVAELAFRCLQLEKELRPSMDEVLETLKGIEKEDYKVEKAKLVIQTDKIGLLKTIDPPFSPDSVTDKWVSLSTTPNTSA, from the exons ATGAGTTACTCTTTCAGTGACAGGAATTTCTTCCCTGAATTGATGAATACcaccctcttcctccttcttctccttctcttcagTGCCGTAATTCAAGAAGCCAAATCAGTAGACCCAAAATTCGAAGCTTGCGAGCCTCAGAGCTGTGGCCATGGTCCAAACATAAGTTTTCCTTTCTGGATTCCTCTTGTGCATAAAAACTACTGCGGCAACCCAGGTTACGAGATAACCTGCTTGGACAATGAACCAACCCTCCTGATTACCGACGAAAACTACCTCATCAGAGACATCTTCTATGCTAACCACTCGCTTCTGATGGTGAACAGCGAAGCAGAGTCCAACAGTTGCCCTGTTCCTCTGCATAATTTTACCCTCAACAATACTCCTTTCGAGTTCGGTCACACACCCTCTAATCTCTTATTCTTCTATAACTGCACAAAACCCATCTCCTCAGAGTATCAATTCCCTGTTAATTGTTCGACCAATGTTACTGGGAATCATTCGTTCGCCTTGTTTGAAAACGATTTGGGATGGCCGTACCTGAATTATACTTTTCACACCTGCAAGTCTACAGTGAGTGCACCCGTAGACATGACTGGTATGAGTTCAAAGGATTTGGTAGGGACGAGCTACTCGGATTTGTTAAGTAGAGGGTTTATGTTGGAATGGACTGAGAGTAGTAATTGCAGTAAATGCGACGCAAGCGGTGGTCGCTGTGGATATTACAAGAAACAGTTCTTGTGCCTTTGCCCCAATGGATCCAATGGCCAAAGCTGCACAGGTAAGTCCTCATCCACCATTCcca TCTTTGGCTGTCTTGCTGGGGTAATCCTTTTATCATGCCTGTTCTTCGTCATCTACCGACGACGCCATCCCAAGGAAGGCCTCTTCACTCCATTCAAAAGCAAAAGCACCTCTGTTTCTACAACTTCTCTCTCTAGAAAATTCACTTCCAAATCCTCCTTGAAGGACATTGAAAAGGGCAGCACCTACTTCGGAGTTCATGTCTTCAATTATGCTGAACTTGAAGAAGCAACTAACAACTTCAATTCTAGTAAAGAACTTGGAGATGGTGGCTTTGGCACTGTATACTATG GCAAACTCAAGGATGGTCGTGAGGTTGCAGTTAAGCGCCTTTATGAAAACAACTACAGACGAGTTGAACAATTCATGAATGAAGTTGAGATCCTTACTCGTTTACGCCATCAAAACCTTGTCAAGCTCTATGGTTGCACCTCACGACATAGCCGTGAACTCCTCCTTGTTTATGAGTtcattcctaatggtactgtGGCTGATCATCTTCATGGTAATAGATCAGAAGCTGGGTCAGTCACTTGGCCTACCCGGATGAGCATTGCCATAGAGACAGCAAGTGCACTGGCTTTCCTCCATGCTTCTGATGTTATACACCGTGATGTGAAAACTACCAACATTCTCCTTGACAGCAATTTTGGTGTTAAAGTTGCAGATTTCGGGCTCTCCCGTCTCTTCCCCACAGATGTTACCCATGTCTCCACTGCACCACAGGGGACTCCAGGGTATGTAGACCCTGAGTATCATCAATGCTACCAGCTTACAGACAAGAGTGATGTATATAGCTTTGGTGTGGTCTTGATTGAGCTCATATCATCAAAGCCTGCTGTAGATATCAATAGGCATCATAATGAGATTAATTTGGCTAACATGGCTATCAACAAGATCCAAAATCAAGCATTGCATGAGTTGGTTGATCCATCTCTTGGGTTTGAATCAGATAATGCAGTAAAGATGATGACAACATCAGTGGCAGAGTTGGCATTTCGTTGTCTGCAACTTGAGAAGGAATTGAGGCCTTCCATGGATGAGGTGTTGGAGACTTTGAAGGGAATTGAGAAGGAAGACTACAAAGTGGAGAAGGCAAAGTTAGTTATTCAGACAGACAAAATAGGGTTGTTGAAGACTATTGATCCACCATTTTCGCCGGATTCCGTTACCGATAAGTGGGTCAGCCTGTCCACTACACCTAATACCAGTGCCTAG
- the LOC122645396 gene encoding LEAF RUST 10 DISEASE-RESISTANCE LOCUS RECEPTOR-LIKE PROTEIN KINASE-like 2.7: MLFFPLIIAIFIFFPFSSSLPEYDYRYSNCTPSQFKCGNIPQMIKYPFNANTRRDYCGYPEFDLQCVGNQKATITIETQDYRVLDIITDNRTMKIVKNGLSEDSICTSGGGGGVLVNTTFNYTIFNYASGYINLTLFFGCASNSSVMVNGNPKPVKVGDVTCSVNNGEGSSGLVPFTVGFDEVQAEELSMKGGCNRIVIVPVHETNVEEILYNSSALGTILVGGFVLQWFAIVDGDCAMCMESGGTCGYNTTLGKPTCFCTDQAYDTMCPQPQGTYYYVHLFVSFASYSSSYIHTISAILIPRHGFKNRELIDSDQNQL, translated from the coding sequence ATGTTGTTCTTCCCATTGATCATcgccatcttcatcttcttccccttctcatCATCCTTACCTGAATATGACTATAGATATTCAAACTGCACACCCTCGCAGTTCAAGTGTGGAAATATCCCACAAATGATCAAATACCCTTTCAATGCAAATACAAGACGAGATTACTGTGGGTACCCAGAATTTGATCTTCAATGCGTGGGAAACCAGAAAGCTACGATTACGATTGAAACACAAGACTACCGTGTTCTTGATATCATTACTGATAACCGAACCATGAAGATCGTCAAGAATGGTTTATCTGAAGATTCAATTTGCACTTCCGGCGGCGGCGGAGGAGTCCTTGTAAACACCACCTTCAATTACACCATCTTCAATTATGCTTCTGGTTACATCAATTTGACTCTATTCTTCGGTTGCGCTTCCAACTCCTCCGTCATGGTTAATGGAAATCCGAAACCAGTTAAAGTGGGTGATGTTACTTGCAGCGTCAATAATGGGGAGGGTAGTAGTGGCTTAGTTCCATTTACAGTCGGATTCGATGAAGTCCAAGCAGAAGAACTTTCCATGAAAGGAGGCTGCAACAGAATTGTCATCGTTCCTGTTCATGAAACGAATGTAGAGGAGATTCTATATAATTCGTCAGCTCTTGGCACAATTCTTGTTGGGGGTTTCGTGTTGCAGTGGTTTGCCATCGTTGATGGAGACTGTGCGATGTGCATGGAATCGGGTGGGACATGTGGTTATAACACCACTTTGGGCAAACCTACTTGCTTTTGCACCGATCAAGCTTACGATACTATGTGTCCCCAACCCCAAGGTACGTATTACTACGTCCACCTCTTCGTCTCATTtgcttcctattcttcttcttatataCATACTATCTCAGCAATCCTCATTCCTCGccatggttttaagaatcgggaaTTGATCGATTCGGATCAAAATCAGCTGTGA